A single window of Streptomyces sp. NBC_00464 DNA harbors:
- a CDS encoding DUF397 domain-containing protein: MKWVKSSCSDSSNGSECVEVAAAPRTVQVRDSKNAHGPRLTFEPQAWTDFAAYMSQS, translated from the coding sequence TTGAAGTGGGTCAAGAGCAGCTGCAGCGACAGCAGCAACGGCAGCGAGTGCGTCGAGGTCGCCGCCGCCCCCCGCACCGTCCAAGTCCGCGACTCCAAGAACGCGCACGGCCCCCGGCTCACCTTCGAACCGCAAGCGTGGACGGACTTCGCGGCGTACATGTCGCAGAGCTGA
- a CDS encoding class I SAM-dependent methyltransferase — protein MTAFDVSERRIWGGRAESYARTFARLCAHTVPDLLDAAVVGAGTRLLDVGCGSGSVTVAAVGRGAVVRAVDAEAGMVAATRRAAPGVEVRTGTLPQLPYPDGEFDAVVANFVLNHVGRPLEALVELRRITRPGGRIAVTIWQAPYAPGQALIGRAAAAAGLTRPDWLATVDEEHNFPRTPDGLGALLTSAGLGDVRSAPLSWDHRADADDWWAGPASGVAATGQLVNSRGPEGVAAAKREYDVMCEEFVGEDGLLVLPHVAVLAHGKV, from the coding sequence ATGACCGCGTTCGACGTGAGCGAGCGGCGCATCTGGGGCGGGCGGGCCGAGAGTTACGCCCGCACCTTCGCCCGCCTCTGCGCCCATACGGTCCCCGACCTGCTGGACGCCGCAGTCGTCGGCGCCGGGACGCGGCTGCTCGACGTGGGCTGCGGCAGTGGCAGCGTGACGGTGGCGGCCGTCGGACGGGGTGCGGTCGTACGGGCCGTGGACGCCGAAGCCGGCATGGTCGCGGCCACCCGGCGGGCGGCGCCCGGAGTCGAGGTGCGCACCGGTACGCTGCCCCAGCTTCCGTACCCCGACGGCGAGTTCGACGCCGTCGTGGCGAACTTCGTGCTCAACCACGTCGGCCGGCCGCTGGAGGCCCTCGTGGAACTGCGCCGGATCACCCGCCCCGGCGGCCGGATCGCCGTCACCATCTGGCAGGCGCCGTACGCTCCCGGCCAGGCGCTGATCGGCCGTGCCGCCGCGGCCGCCGGACTGACCCGGCCCGACTGGCTGGCCACGGTCGACGAGGAACACAACTTCCCGCGCACCCCGGACGGGCTGGGCGCCCTGTTGACGTCGGCCGGACTCGGGGACGTACGCAGCGCACCGCTGTCCTGGGACCACCGGGCCGACGCCGACGACTGGTGGGCCGGGCCCGCGTCCGGTGTCGCCGCGACCGGGCAGCTGGTCAACAGCCGTGGACCGGAGGGGGTGGCCGCCGCGAAGCGGGAGTACGACGTGATGTGCGAGGAATTCGTGGGCGAGGACGGGCTGTTGGTGCTGCCGCATGTGGCGGTGCTGGCCCACGGGAAGGTGTAG
- a CDS encoding LCP family protein, with amino-acid sequence MNDRPEGWNGDNRSGNRYGQGSASDRPESARSMPHIQRRPAPPQQRPAPPRQRPVPQQPGGYGDAPEYDSGYNTGQVYGGGGGGGHSGGGRGPGDGGYVQGRPAAAPDWRRRIKIGVLSLVVVVLAVSIGTYFWADSKLKRDVDLSKVIERPESGDGTNYLIVGSDSREGMTAEDKKKLHTGSAEGKRTDSMMILHDGSNGPTLVSLPRDSNVEIPSFVGSDSGKRYEGKGRTTKLNAAYAEDGPELLVRTVEFNTGLHIDHYVEIGFGGFAKIVDAIGGVELDIPKAFKDKYSGADFQAGKQTLDGQQALAFVRTRHAFTSDLDRTKNQQKFLAALASQTATPSTIINPFKLYPTMGAGLDTLVVDKDMSLWDLSQMFFAMKGVTGGDGASLNIPISGSSGGNLLWDKAKVKQLVEQLNNDEKVTVTGS; translated from the coding sequence ATGAACGATAGGCCCGAGGGCTGGAACGGCGACAACCGCAGCGGAAACCGCTACGGGCAGGGAAGCGCGAGCGACCGGCCCGAGAGCGCCCGCTCGATGCCGCACATCCAGCGCCGCCCCGCCCCGCCCCAGCAGCGCCCGGCGCCGCCGAGGCAGCGACCGGTGCCGCAGCAGCCCGGCGGCTACGGCGACGCCCCCGAGTACGACAGCGGCTACAACACGGGCCAGGTCTACGGCGGCGGCGGTGGCGGCGGTCACAGCGGCGGCGGTCGCGGACCCGGCGACGGCGGCTACGTACAGGGCCGCCCGGCGGCCGCGCCCGACTGGCGCCGCCGGATCAAGATCGGCGTACTGAGCCTCGTGGTCGTGGTGCTCGCCGTCTCCATCGGTACGTACTTCTGGGCGGACTCCAAGCTGAAGCGCGACGTCGACCTGTCCAAGGTCATCGAGCGGCCGGAGTCGGGAGACGGCACGAACTATCTGATCGTCGGATCCGACAGCCGCGAGGGCATGACGGCCGAGGACAAGAAGAAGCTGCACACCGGCTCCGCCGAGGGCAAGCGCACCGACTCGATGATGATCCTGCACGACGGCTCCAACGGCCCGACGCTGGTCTCCCTGCCCCGCGACTCGAACGTCGAGATCCCGTCCTTCGTCGGCTCCGACTCCGGCAAGAGGTACGAGGGCAAGGGCCGTACGACCAAGCTGAACGCCGCGTACGCCGAGGACGGCCCCGAGCTCCTCGTCCGTACCGTCGAGTTCAACACCGGGCTGCACATCGACCACTACGTCGAGATCGGCTTCGGCGGCTTCGCCAAGATCGTGGACGCGATCGGCGGCGTGGAGCTGGACATCCCCAAGGCGTTCAAGGACAAGTACTCCGGCGCCGACTTCCAGGCCGGCAAGCAGACCCTCGACGGCCAGCAGGCCCTCGCCTTCGTCCGGACCCGGCACGCCTTCACCTCGGACCTGGACCGTACGAAGAACCAGCAGAAGTTCCTCGCGGCACTGGCGAGCCAGACGGCGACACCGTCGACGATCATCAACCCGTTCAAGCTGTACCCGACGATGGGCGCCGGTCTCGACACCCTCGTCGTCGACAAGGACATGTCCCTCTGGGACCTGAGCCAGATGTTCTTCGCGATGAAGGGCGTCACGGGTGGTGACGGCGCGTCGCTGAACATTCCGATCTCCGGCTCCAGCGGTGGCAACCTGCTCTGGGACAAGGCCAAGGTCAAGCAGCTGGTCGAGCAGCTCAACAACGACGAGAAGGTCACGGTCACCGGTAGCTGA
- a CDS encoding acyl-CoA thioesterase: MTDQATSPECDIPGKPTAASRTTLSHIMTGSDTNLLGTVHGGVIMKLVDDAAGAVAGRHSGGPAVTASMDEMVFLEPVRVGDLVHVRAQVNWTGRSSMEVGVRVMAERWNESTPAQQVGSAYLVFAAVDADGRPRRVPPVIPETERDNRRYQEAQIRRTHRLARRRAIKELREKRAADGIED; this comes from the coding sequence ATGACAGATCAGGCCACGAGCCCGGAATGTGACATTCCGGGCAAGCCCACCGCAGCCTCCCGGACCACCCTCAGCCACATCATGACCGGCAGCGACACGAACCTGCTGGGTACGGTGCACGGCGGCGTGATCATGAAGCTGGTCGACGACGCGGCGGGCGCGGTGGCCGGCCGGCACTCCGGCGGCCCCGCGGTGACGGCCTCGATGGACGAGATGGTCTTCCTGGAGCCGGTCCGCGTCGGTGACCTTGTTCACGTCCGCGCCCAGGTGAACTGGACCGGCCGCTCCTCCATGGAGGTCGGCGTCCGGGTCATGGCCGAGCGGTGGAACGAGTCGACCCCGGCCCAGCAGGTCGGCAGCGCGTATCTGGTGTTCGCCGCGGTCGACGCGGACGGCAGGCCGCGCCGGGTGCCGCCCGTGATCCCGGAGACGGAGCGCGACAACCGGCGCTACCAGGAGGCGCAGATCCGGCGCACCCACCGCCTCGCCCGGCGCCGCGCGATCAAGGAACTGCGCGAGAAGCGCGCGGCCGACGGCATCGAGGACTGA
- a CDS encoding LCP family protein → MPTPHRSPRPPRPRAAPPQPGRPRKKQDERPRWGMRVATTLSVLVLGAGGIGHAVVTNLESGIDRIDPFKDMKNRPAGGTGMNMLLVGTDGRDKITAEEKKKYRLGGAPCHCTDTIMLVHLSADKERASVVSLPRDSYAEIPEHRDATTGKEHAAHPVKLNAAYAEGGPNLTVRTVEHMTGVKIDHYLEVDFTSFMTTVDTLGGVKICTARPMKDSYTGLDLAAGTHELDGGQALQYVRSRHIDGAADLGRMQRQQKFMASLIKQATSSGVLLNPVKFREVASTMLKSVRADKGFGTEQMLDLGQAMRGFSAASSEFTSVPMGDVAYQVKGIGSTVKWDAKKSKQLFQALRDDKPLTVARPKQAPAKKVDVPPKQIRVQVYNGTPKDGLGSTVDAALHATGFDTTRAPLTAPQRDLKHTLVTYDPRWDRSAKSLAAALPGAELKAVKGQGGTMKVTAGADYRKVERVRAEEPDPGRFGAVKGDEVVCP, encoded by the coding sequence GTGCCCACGCCGCACCGCTCCCCCCGTCCGCCGAGGCCCCGCGCCGCTCCCCCGCAGCCCGGACGGCCCAGGAAGAAGCAGGACGAGAGACCACGCTGGGGCATGCGGGTGGCGACGACGCTCTCCGTGCTGGTGCTCGGCGCGGGCGGCATCGGCCACGCCGTGGTGACCAATCTGGAGTCCGGGATCGACCGGATCGACCCGTTCAAGGACATGAAGAACCGGCCTGCGGGCGGCACCGGCATGAACATGCTGCTGGTCGGCACCGACGGCCGCGACAAGATCACCGCAGAGGAGAAGAAGAAGTACCGGCTGGGCGGCGCACCCTGCCACTGCACCGACACGATCATGCTGGTGCATCTGTCGGCGGACAAGGAGCGTGCCAGCGTCGTCAGCCTGCCACGCGACAGCTACGCCGAGATCCCCGAGCACCGGGACGCGACGACGGGCAAGGAGCACGCGGCCCACCCGGTGAAGCTGAACGCCGCGTACGCCGAGGGCGGGCCGAATCTCACCGTGCGGACGGTCGAGCACATGACGGGCGTCAAGATCGACCACTATCTGGAGGTCGACTTCACCAGCTTCATGACGACCGTCGACACCCTGGGCGGCGTGAAGATCTGCACCGCCCGGCCGATGAAGGACTCCTACACCGGTCTCGATCTCGCGGCCGGCACCCATGAGCTGGACGGCGGCCAGGCGCTCCAGTACGTACGCTCCCGGCACATCGACGGCGCCGCCGACCTGGGCCGGATGCAGCGCCAGCAGAAGTTCATGGCCTCGCTGATCAAGCAGGCGACGAGCAGCGGGGTGCTGCTGAACCCGGTGAAGTTCCGGGAGGTCGCCTCGACGATGCTGAAGTCGGTACGGGCCGACAAGGGCTTCGGTACGGAGCAGATGCTGGATCTCGGCCAGGCGATGCGGGGCTTCTCCGCCGCCTCGTCGGAATTCACCTCGGTGCCGATGGGGGACGTCGCGTACCAGGTCAAGGGCATCGGCTCGACGGTCAAGTGGGACGCGAAGAAGTCCAAGCAGCTGTTCCAGGCGCTGCGGGACGACAAGCCGCTGACCGTCGCGCGGCCCAAGCAGGCGCCGGCGAAGAAGGTCGACGTCCCGCCGAAGCAGATCCGGGTCCAGGTCTACAACGGGACCCCCAAGGACGGCCTCGGCTCCACGGTCGACGCCGCGCTGCACGCCACGGGCTTCGACACCACCCGCGCCCCGCTCACCGCGCCGCAGCGCGACCTCAAGCACACCCTGGTCACGTACGACCCGCGCTGGGACCGGTCCGCGAAGTCACTGGCGGCGGCGCTGCCGGGGGCCGAGCTGAAGGCCGTGAAGGGGCAGGGCGGCACGATGAAGGTGACGGCGGGCGCGGACTACCGCAAGGTGGAGCGGGTCCGGGCCGAGGAGCCCGATCCGGGCAGGTTCGGCGCGGTGAAGGGCGACGAGGTGGTCTGCCCATAG
- a CDS encoding glycosyltransferase family 2 protein: protein MSAAQHPAVSVIMPVLNEERHLRNSVRHILEQEYAGEMEVVIALGPSTDRTDEIAAELVAEDPRVQTVPNPTGRTPAALNAAIKASSHPIVVRVDGHGMLSPNYIATAVRLLEETGAQNVGGIMHAEGENAWEDAVAAAMTSKIGVGNAAFHTGGEAGPAETVFLGVFRREALEQADGYNIEFIRAQDWELNFRIREAGGLIWFSPELRVQYRPRPSVRALAKQYKDYGRWRHVVARYHPGSINLRYLAPPTAVVAIAAGLVVGAAVTPWALVVPAGYVAAIVAGSLPAGKGLSLKARAQIPVALATMHMSWGYGFLTSPRSLAKRVIASRRPAITEPNTPVA from the coding sequence ATGTCTGCCGCGCAGCACCCCGCCGTCTCCGTGATCATGCCGGTACTCAATGAGGAGCGGCACCTCCGGAACTCCGTCCGGCACATCCTGGAGCAGGAGTACGCCGGTGAGATGGAGGTGGTGATCGCGCTCGGCCCGTCCACGGACCGTACGGACGAGATCGCCGCCGAGCTGGTCGCGGAGGACCCCCGGGTCCAGACCGTGCCGAACCCCACCGGCCGCACCCCCGCCGCGCTCAACGCCGCGATCAAGGCCTCCAGTCACCCGATCGTGGTGCGCGTCGACGGCCACGGCATGCTCTCGCCGAACTACATCGCGACCGCCGTCCGGCTCCTGGAGGAGACGGGCGCGCAGAACGTCGGCGGCATCATGCACGCCGAGGGCGAGAACGCCTGGGAGGACGCCGTCGCCGCGGCCATGACGTCGAAGATCGGCGTCGGCAACGCGGCCTTCCACACCGGCGGCGAGGCGGGACCGGCGGAGACCGTGTTCCTGGGCGTCTTCCGCCGCGAGGCCCTGGAGCAGGCGGACGGGTACAACATCGAGTTCATCCGTGCCCAGGACTGGGAGCTGAACTTCCGCATCCGCGAGGCCGGCGGCCTGATCTGGTTCTCGCCCGAGCTGCGCGTGCAGTACCGCCCGCGTCCCTCCGTCCGGGCGCTCGCCAAGCAGTACAAGGACTACGGCCGCTGGCGCCACGTCGTCGCCCGTTACCACCCCGGCTCGATCAACCTGCGCTACCTGGCCCCGCCGACCGCCGTCGTCGCGATCGCGGCCGGTCTCGTGGTGGGCGCGGCCGTCACCCCGTGGGCGCTGGTCGTTCCGGCCGGTTACGTCGCGGCCATCGTCGCCGGGTCCCTCCCGGCGGGCAAGGGCCTGTCGCTGAAGGCGCGGGCGCAGATCCCGGTCGCGCTGGCGACCATGCACATGTCGTGGGGCTACGGCTTCCTGACCAGCCCGCGCTCCCTGGCGAAGCGCGTCATCGCCAGCCGCCGCCCGGCGATCACGGAGCCGAACACGCCGGTGGCCTGA
- a CDS encoding LCP family protein, translating to MGRSSTPGEGTRPRVRHAGQLGWDDGLYEGKDKDGDGGGDAAKPESAGSGGGGHRAGSHGGRRGRPRRAPKRKKHRVLRWIAFSLAFLILGTGAAGYLWYEHLNSNLRKGERSAGNSGAKKKAPNAAGQTPLNILLIGSDSRNSAENLKLGGSKKSVGNTPLADVQMLLHVSADRKNASVISIPRDTRVDIPACENPDTHQKYAATNGIINESLRGGPGCTLDTWEQLTKVYIDHWMMVDFAGVVDMADAVGGAWVCVKQDVNDVSKPNVPGGSHLRLTKGRHKIQGEDALKWLRTRHAFESDFGRSKAQHMYLNSVMRELKNQNAFTDTGRLMNLAETATKSLQVSEEIGTVKKLFDLGMQLKNVPMDKLNMLTMPRIPDPKNPEAHVLPKPGASEKLWALLRDDQSLDPKDRAAAAKKVKAGPKAGAPASLGVTVVNGTAGDGQAATEGRAGVVRDMLKAKGFSEADTSTELGSAATTEVTYPHSAGAQGKSDALSVAKALGMPASAVTETPDGAGLTLTVGSDWRTGSTFPKAVEDDSDPLEGTESVNGAKTDDCMDVYWPYRQM from the coding sequence GTGGGACGGAGCAGTACGCCCGGGGAGGGGACGCGACCACGCGTCCGGCATGCCGGCCAACTCGGCTGGGACGACGGCCTCTACGAGGGCAAGGACAAGGACGGTGACGGCGGCGGGGACGCCGCGAAACCGGAGTCCGCAGGAAGCGGGGGCGGCGGCCATCGCGCCGGGAGCCACGGCGGACGCCGTGGCCGGCCCCGCCGCGCCCCCAAGCGGAAGAAGCACCGCGTACTGCGCTGGATAGCCTTCTCCCTCGCGTTCCTCATACTCGGCACCGGCGCGGCCGGTTATCTCTGGTACGAGCACCTGAACAGCAACCTCCGCAAGGGGGAGCGCAGTGCGGGCAACAGCGGGGCGAAGAAGAAGGCGCCGAACGCCGCGGGCCAGACCCCGCTGAACATCCTGCTGATCGGTTCCGACAGCCGGAACAGCGCGGAGAACCTGAAGCTCGGCGGCTCGAAGAAGAGCGTCGGCAACACCCCGCTCGCCGATGTGCAGATGCTGCTCCACGTGTCGGCCGACCGGAAGAACGCCTCGGTCATCAGCATCCCGCGGGACACCCGGGTGGACATCCCGGCCTGCGAGAACCCCGATACCCACCAGAAGTACGCCGCCACCAACGGCATCATCAACGAGTCGCTCCGCGGCGGCCCCGGCTGCACGCTGGACACCTGGGAGCAGCTCACCAAGGTCTACATCGACCACTGGATGATGGTCGACTTCGCCGGTGTGGTGGACATGGCGGACGCCGTGGGCGGCGCCTGGGTGTGTGTGAAGCAGGACGTCAACGACGTGTCCAAGCCGAACGTGCCCGGTGGCTCGCACCTGAGGCTGACGAAGGGCCGGCACAAGATCCAGGGCGAGGACGCGCTGAAGTGGCTGCGCACCCGGCACGCCTTCGAGAGCGACTTCGGCCGGTCCAAGGCCCAGCACATGTATCTGAACTCCGTCATGCGTGAGCTGAAGAATCAGAACGCGTTCACGGACACCGGGCGTCTGATGAACCTCGCCGAGACCGCGACCAAGTCGCTCCAGGTCTCGGAGGAGATCGGCACGGTGAAGAAGCTGTTCGACCTCGGCATGCAGCTCAAGAACGTGCCGATGGACAAGCTGAACATGCTGACGATGCCGCGGATCCCCGACCCGAAGAACCCCGAGGCGCACGTCCTGCCGAAGCCCGGCGCCTCCGAGAAGCTCTGGGCGCTGCTGCGCGACGACCAGTCGCTCGACCCCAAGGACCGCGCCGCGGCGGCGAAGAAGGTGAAGGCCGGCCCGAAGGCCGGCGCCCCCGCCTCGCTCGGTGTGACCGTCGTCAACGGCACCGCCGGCGATGGCCAGGCGGCCACGGAAGGTCGCGCCGGGGTCGTCCGGGACATGCTGAAGGCCAAGGGCTTCAGCGAGGCGGACACCTCGACCGAGCTCGGGTCCGCGGCGACGACCGAGGTGACCTATCCGCACAGCGCCGGTGCCCAGGGCAAGTCGGACGCGCTGTCCGTCGCCAAGGCGCTCGGGATGCCGGCCAGTGCCGTGACGGAGACACCGGACGGAGCGGGGCTGACGCTCACGGTCGGCTCGGACTGGCGGACCGGCTCCACGTTCCCGAAGGCCGTGGAGGACGACAGCGACCCGCTGGAAGGCACCGAGTCCGTCAACGGCGCCAAGACGGACGACTGCATGGACGTGTACTGGCCGTACCGCCAGATGTAG
- a CDS encoding LCP family protein: MDAQGRGRAEEIDPADQWVLNPDTGDYELRLNHSGADSGRASGVSAPRSSGRRGAPREGDGERRGANGDGERRGANGDGERRGAAGEGARRGREVPRQGGRRSASGPRGQEASGPAENSTGRRKRKAPKARRKKALLWTGGVMAFLLVGVSAGGYWLYQHFNGNLSTVDIGDRGNKDVITANAPLNILVIGTDKRTGKGNEGYGDSGSVGHADTNILFHVSKDRTNATAMSIPRDLMTNIPDCKTKQEDGSEKTIPGTQNVRFNTSLGQDGRDPGCTMDTVKELTGLTVDHFMMVDFNAVKELSTAVGGVDICLAHAVKDEKSHLDLPAGPSTVQGEQALAFVRTRHAYANGSDLDRIKGQQQFIGSMIRQMKSDDTLTSPTKLFKLADSATKALTVDSAIGSVPKLSSLAKELTKIDTKNITFVTLPVIDNPAEPTPITVVVDPVKSPQLLSMMQEDTSLTEVAAQKKAAKIKQDALLKGTKAAAADVRVDVYNGGGISGAAQQTVTWLQNDKGVLKSTNKANAPAKAAKTTLAYAPNQADQARALAEMMGLPASAMKPGTKDAVGLQAMVLTLGADFKGAGTPITGPAKIDIPKASADKAECAK; encoded by the coding sequence GTGGATGCACAAGGCCGTGGGCGGGCGGAAGAAATCGATCCCGCAGACCAATGGGTTCTCAACCCGGACACCGGCGACTACGAACTGCGACTGAATCATTCCGGAGCGGATTCGGGCAGAGCGTCAGGGGTTTCGGCTCCGCGGAGTTCCGGGCGCAGAGGTGCTCCCCGTGAGGGCGACGGCGAGCGTCGCGGTGCCAACGGCGACGGCGAGCGTCGCGGTGCCAACGGCGACGGCGAGCGTCGCGGTGCGGCGGGCGAGGGTGCGCGTCGCGGCCGTGAGGTGCCGCGGCAGGGCGGCCGCCGTTCGGCCTCCGGCCCGCGCGGCCAGGAGGCTTCCGGACCCGCCGAGAACAGCACGGGCCGGCGCAAGCGCAAGGCCCCGAAGGCCCGCCGCAAGAAGGCGCTGCTCTGGACGGGCGGCGTGATGGCCTTCCTGCTCGTCGGTGTCTCGGCCGGCGGGTACTGGCTGTACCAGCACTTCAACGGCAACCTGAGCACCGTGGACATCGGCGACCGCGGCAACAAGGACGTCATCACGGCCAACGCGCCCCTCAACATATTGGTCATCGGTACGGACAAGCGCACCGGCAAGGGCAACGAGGGCTACGGCGACTCGGGCAGCGTCGGCCACGCGGACACCAACATCCTGTTCCACGTGTCCAAGGACCGCACCAACGCCACGGCGATGAGCATCCCCCGCGACCTCATGACCAACATCCCGGACTGCAAGACCAAGCAGGAGGACGGCTCGGAGAAGACCATCCCGGGCACCCAGAACGTCCGCTTCAACACCAGCCTCGGCCAGGACGGCCGCGACCCGGGCTGCACGATGGACACCGTCAAGGAACTCACCGGGCTGACCGTCGACCACTTCATGATGGTCGACTTCAACGCGGTCAAGGAACTGTCCACGGCGGTCGGCGGCGTCGACATCTGCCTGGCCCACGCGGTCAAGGACGAGAAGTCGCACCTGGACCTGCCGGCGGGCCCGAGCACCGTTCAGGGCGAGCAGGCGCTGGCGTTCGTACGGACCCGGCACGCCTACGCCAACGGGAGCGACCTCGACCGGATCAAGGGCCAGCAGCAGTTCATCGGCTCGATGATCCGGCAGATGAAGTCGGACGACACGCTGACCAGCCCGACGAAGCTGTTCAAGCTGGCGGACTCGGCGACCAAGGCGCTGACGGTCGACTCCGCCATCGGCTCCGTACCGAAGCTGAGCTCGCTCGCCAAGGAGCTCACCAAGATCGACACGAAGAACATCACGTTCGTCACGCTGCCGGTGATCGACAACCCGGCGGAGCCGACGCCGATCACGGTGGTCGTGGACCCGGTGAAGTCGCCCCAGCTGCTCTCGATGATGCAGGAGGACACCTCGCTGACCGAGGTGGCCGCGCAGAAGAAGGCCGCCAAGATCAAGCAGGACGCGCTCCTCAAGGGAACCAAGGCGGCAGCTGCCGACGTCCGTGTCGATGTCTACAACGGTGGCGGGATCTCCGGCGCCGCCCAGCAGACCGTCACCTGGCTGCAGAACGACAAGGGCGTCCTGAAGTCCACGAACAAGGCCAACGCCCCGGCGAAGGCTGCCAAGACGACGCTCGCGTACGCACCGAACCAGGCCGACCAGGCCCGGGCGCTCGCCGAGATGATGGGGCTTCCCGCCTCGGCAATGAAGCCGGGCACCAAGGATGCCGTGGGATTGCAGGCGATGGTGCTGACGTTGGGGGCCGACTTCAAGGGCGCGGGCACCCCCATCACCGGCCCGGCGAAGATCGACATTCCGAAGGCCAGCGCCGACAAGGCAGAGTGCGCCAAGTGA
- a CDS encoding LCP family glycopolymer transferase, whose amino-acid sequence MTESAGTPADPDDSATGGNQTPDNSAAGEGRAPDGSPGEGPVEGPVEGPGEKHVPGSGSEGPPGGETRSGSGSGPSHGPLPEGSEAGPTLDIVVKRKRHWLRWTALGASFVVLVAAGAGWWLYKKLDGNIRTDTSAAAELKAYEKERPSSVVHDAQNILLIGSDSRAGDNSKYGRDDGGSQRSDTTILLHLAADRKSATAMSLPRDLMVNIPECHKSDKSVSKPQFAQFNWAFEFGGTACTIRTVEKMTGIRIDHHMVVDFNGFKNMVDAVDGVEICLKQPIDDSAAHLKLPSGRQKLNGEQALGYVRARKSIGNGSDTERMDRQQQFLGALVNKVQSNGVLLNPTRLYPVLDAATKALTTDPGLDSLKDLYDLVRGMRNVPTDKVQFLTVPRQPYSANRNRDELVQPDADKLFKQLRDDKPVAVVPADQLKDDDGKDADVTDAADASGPTPTPTYSGNNAATDLCKQ is encoded by the coding sequence GTGACCGAAAGCGCCGGCACGCCGGCCGACCCCGACGACTCGGCCACGGGCGGGAACCAGACGCCGGACAACTCGGCCGCGGGCGAGGGCCGGGCGCCGGACGGGTCGCCCGGCGAGGGGCCTGTCGAAGGACCTGTCGAAGGGCCCGGCGAGAAGCACGTCCCGGGCAGCGGCTCCGAGGGCCCCCCGGGTGGCGAGACACGCAGCGGGTCGGGCAGCGGCCCGTCGCACGGACCGCTGCCGGAGGGCTCCGAAGCGGGTCCGACCCTCGACATCGTCGTCAAGCGCAAGCGCCACTGGCTGCGTTGGACCGCGCTGGGCGCCTCGTTCGTCGTACTCGTCGCCGCGGGCGCCGGCTGGTGGCTGTACAAGAAGCTGGACGGCAACATCAGGACGGACACCTCCGCGGCCGCCGAACTCAAGGCGTACGAGAAGGAGCGCCCCTCCTCCGTCGTCCATGACGCACAGAACATCCTGCTCATCGGTTCCGACAGCCGGGCCGGGGACAACAGCAAGTACGGCCGCGACGACGGCGGCAGCCAGCGCTCGGACACCACGATCCTGTTGCACCTTGCCGCGGACCGGAAAAGCGCCACGGCCATGTCGCTCCCCCGCGATCTGATGGTGAACATCCCGGAGTGCCACAAGTCGGACAAAAGTGTGAGCAAGCCGCAGTTCGCACAGTTCAACTGGGCCTTCGAGTTCGGCGGGACCGCCTGCACCATCCGCACGGTCGAGAAGATGACCGGAATCCGCATCGATCACCACATGGTCGTCGACTTCAACGGCTTCAAGAACATGGTCGACGCGGTGGACGGGGTCGAGATCTGCCTCAAGCAGCCGATCGACGACAGCGCCGCACACCTCAAGCTTCCCTCGGGCCGCCAGAAGCTCAACGGCGAGCAGGCCCTGGGGTACGTACGGGCCCGCAAGTCCATCGGCAACGGCAGCGACACCGAACGGATGGACCGCCAGCAGCAGTTCCTGGGCGCTCTGGTGAACAAGGTGCAGAGCAACGGGGTCCTGCTCAACCCCACCCGGCTCTACCCGGTGCTGGACGCGGCCACCAAGGCGCTGACCACCGACCCGGGGCTGGACAGCCTGAAGGACCTCTACGACCTGGTGCGGGGCATGCGCAACGTACCGACCGACAAGGTGCAGTTCCTGACCGTCCCCCGGCAGCCGTACAGCGCCAACCGGAACCGGGACGAACTGGTGCAGCCCGACGCGGACAAGCTCTTCAAGCAGCTGCGCGACGACAAGCCCGTCGCCGTCGTGCCCGCGGACCAGCTGAAGGATGACGACGGGAAGGACGCCGACGTCACCGACGCCGCCGACGCCTCCGGTCCGACTCCCACACCCACCTACTCGGGGAACAACGCGGCAACCGACCTGTGCAAGCAGTAA